From one Streptomyces spiramyceticus genomic stretch:
- a CDS encoding FtsK/SpoIIIE domain-containing protein, with protein sequence MQIRLTVLAPRSGQSTHAVRDVLVTAPAGTALAAVASGLATAVSGPGSGPETTGAVVVYAGRERLDAQRCALGEPPLVDGAVLSLHAPAPDGEAPTALTALTETTPAQLHVVAGPDAGGIHLLHGGQVRIGRSTDADVPLDDPDVSRLHCAVTLAEDGRVSVEDLGSTNGTALDGKEVTARPVRLTPGALLRVGESALRLTPGNPRATLPTTPDGEGHLRVTRTPDETTGSTTGTTPEGPIPGPHRAGTVPYGPATGSHHPSAASGADVTARGTGAGSVRGSSAPGGRRVSGRPPAAASPAPASQSTAAGDRPGPVPHDDQGRAMPAAGGTYGEHGGPAPTASPSDAYGPGGRPGAASAAYSHGPTAPHHTGDQSAPATHGGPAGPQGSAGFGDGAHGPGNSPNRPAQGVAHGGPVPAGSDVTHAHAAYGSDGRPTAGAHPGDAPATGRSREVYSEAPRRRGGRGGIGAWARRLAGGRAETVDEYAPAEATPVGMPPAHGVAAVPSATSTTAALPEAWPDPASLLLTALGPGPRLWERGPGHPEALVLRLGTADRAAPDGGRPLPAVPVTVGLREVGSLGLAGPRARLAGLARSAVAQLAALHSPTDLEIVLISTDRSRAVEERTAEWAWLGWLPHLRPAHGQDCRLLLAYDKDQAAARVAELVRRTDEEPQGSGAEGPYTVVIVDGDPGSTALRDATARLAATGAASGIHLVCLAETPAASPLSPVAETYEAACAVSAPFRECGAAALLSGDVATALRLLRTAGGQPAGRGTLGAVDAVSAAWAERFGRALAPLRADGPPAGRPGRAAALPASARLLDELGLARATPASLMARWAAAADDGQAPGATRAWAVLGAGPRGPLCVDLTAEGPHLLIEGPAGSGRTELLRSVAASLAAAARPDRLGLVLVDGAGGGRGDGLRACTELPHVSTHLVASDPVRMREFAQALGAELKRRHELLGSLGFAEWHMNCEISGRLINQRPPSAAEQRGDLDPAPSGTLRLRTTTARAQQARPDTGPSPLPRLVVLVDDLDALVAPALGSTGRPTAGSVVRALEAVARDGERLGVHLVATSARPDRTADTELARGTRLRVALDAPPSAPIPDEPAAGRGRLRHADGSATPFQGGRVTGRIPRTATLRPTVVPLEWERMGDPPTRRPVRELGNGPTDLALLASALDRAARTVNASPLPPLGTPVTPRPEA encoded by the coding sequence ATGCAGATCCGGCTGACCGTCCTCGCGCCGCGCAGCGGCCAGAGCACCCACGCCGTGCGTGACGTCCTCGTCACCGCGCCCGCCGGAACGGCGCTGGCCGCCGTGGCCTCGGGCCTGGCCACCGCGGTGTCCGGTCCCGGCTCGGGCCCCGAGACGACCGGCGCGGTGGTGGTCTACGCGGGGCGGGAGCGGCTCGACGCGCAGCGCTGCGCGCTGGGTGAGCCGCCGCTGGTCGACGGGGCGGTGCTGTCGCTGCACGCGCCCGCGCCGGACGGCGAGGCCCCGACGGCCCTGACCGCCCTGACGGAGACCACGCCTGCCCAACTGCACGTGGTGGCGGGCCCCGACGCCGGAGGCATCCACCTCCTCCACGGCGGCCAGGTCCGCATCGGCCGCTCCACGGACGCGGACGTGCCGCTGGACGACCCGGACGTGTCCCGGCTGCACTGCGCGGTGACGCTGGCGGAGGACGGCCGGGTCTCGGTGGAGGACCTCGGCTCCACGAACGGCACCGCCCTGGACGGCAAGGAAGTTACCGCCCGCCCGGTACGCCTGACACCGGGCGCGCTGCTACGCGTAGGCGAATCCGCCCTGCGCCTGACCCCCGGAAACCCCCGCGCGACGCTCCCGACAACCCCGGACGGCGAGGGTCACCTCCGCGTAACCCGCACGCCGGACGAGACGACCGGAAGCACGACCGGCACAACCCCGGAGGGGCCGATCCCGGGCCCGCACCGCGCGGGCACAGTCCCGTACGGCCCGGCGACGGGTTCACACCACCCGAGTGCGGCGTCCGGCGCCGACGTGACTGCGCGGGGCACCGGCGCGGGCTCCGTGCGGGGCTCTTCGGCGCCCGGTGGGCGCCGTGTCTCCGGTCGCCCACCCGCGGCGGCCTCCCCTGCCCCGGCATCGCAGAGCACGGCAGCAGGCGACCGCCCCGGACCCGTCCCGCACGACGATCAGGGCCGGGCAATGCCCGCTGCGGGCGGCACCTACGGCGAGCACGGCGGGCCCGCTCCGACAGCGTCCCCAAGTGACGCGTACGGCCCCGGTGGCCGGCCCGGCGCCGCGAGCGCCGCGTACAGCCACGGACCGACAGCGCCGCATCACACCGGCGACCAGTCCGCGCCCGCCACCCACGGCGGCCCCGCCGGCCCGCAGGGCAGCGCCGGCTTCGGCGACGGCGCCCACGGCCCCGGCAACAGCCCGAATCGCCCGGCCCAAGGCGTCGCCCACGGCGGGCCCGTCCCCGCCGGGAGTGATGTCACGCACGCACACGCCGCCTACGGCAGCGACGGTCGCCCCACGGCCGGTGCGCACCCCGGTGACGCCCCCGCCACCGGGCGCAGTCGCGAGGTGTACTCCGAGGCCCCCCGTCGACGGGGCGGCCGGGGTGGCATAGGGGCCTGGGCGCGGCGGCTTGCCGGGGGGCGGGCGGAGACCGTGGACGAGTACGCACCGGCCGAAGCCACTCCGGTCGGGATGCCGCCCGCCCACGGCGTCGCCGCCGTGCCGTCGGCCACCTCGACCACCGCCGCCCTGCCCGAGGCCTGGCCCGATCCGGCCTCGCTTCTGCTCACCGCACTCGGCCCCGGCCCCCGGCTGTGGGAGCGCGGCCCCGGGCACCCCGAGGCGCTCGTGCTCCGGCTCGGCACCGCCGACCGGGCCGCGCCCGACGGCGGGCGCCCGCTGCCCGCCGTTCCGGTGACCGTAGGGCTGCGGGAAGTCGGCTCGCTGGGGCTCGCCGGGCCCCGCGCACGGCTGGCCGGGCTCGCCCGGTCCGCCGTGGCGCAACTCGCCGCGCTGCACTCCCCCACAGACCTCGAAATCGTGCTGATCAGTACGGACAGGTCAAGGGCCGTCGAAGAGCGCACCGCTGAGTGGGCCTGGCTCGGCTGGCTGCCTCATCTGCGGCCCGCCCACGGCCAGGACTGCCGGCTGCTCCTCGCGTACGACAAGGACCAGGCCGCCGCCCGCGTCGCCGAACTGGTGCGCCGCACCGACGAGGAACCGCAGGGGAGCGGCGCCGAAGGGCCGTACACCGTCGTCATCGTCGACGGCGACCCCGGCTCCACCGCGCTGCGCGACGCCACCGCCCGGCTCGCCGCGACCGGCGCCGCGTCCGGTATCCACCTCGTCTGCCTGGCCGAGACGCCCGCCGCGTCCCCTCTGTCCCCTGTTGCCGAGACGTACGAAGCCGCCTGCGCGGTGTCGGCGCCGTTCCGCGAGTGCGGGGCCGCCGCGCTGCTCAGCGGCGATGTGGCCACCGCGCTGCGGCTGCTGCGTACGGCGGGCGGTCAGCCCGCGGGGCGCGGCACGCTGGGCGCGGTGGACGCGGTGTCCGCCGCCTGGGCGGAGCGTTTCGGGCGGGCGCTGGCCCCGCTGCGTGCGGACGGACCGCCGGCCGGACGCCCCGGCCGCGCCGCCGCGCTGCCCGCCTCCGCCCGGCTGCTGGACGAGCTGGGCCTGGCCAGGGCCACCCCGGCCTCCCTGATGGCGCGCTGGGCGGCCGCGGCCGACGACGGTCAGGCGCCCGGAGCCACGCGCGCGTGGGCGGTGCTCGGGGCGGGCCCGCGCGGACCGCTGTGTGTCGACCTGACCGCCGAGGGGCCGCATCTGCTGATCGAGGGCCCGGCCGGCAGCGGCCGCACCGAGCTGCTGCGTTCCGTCGCCGCGTCGCTGGCCGCCGCCGCCCGCCCGGACCGGCTCGGTCTCGTCCTCGTCGACGGCGCGGGCGGCGGACGCGGCGACGGCCTGCGCGCCTGCACCGAACTGCCACACGTGTCGACCCATCTGGTGGCGTCCGACCCCGTCCGGATGCGGGAGTTCGCCCAGGCCCTGGGCGCCGAGCTGAAGCGGCGCCACGAGCTGCTCGGCAGCCTCGGCTTCGCCGAATGGCACATGAACTGCGAGATCTCCGGCCGGCTGATCAACCAGCGACCGCCCAGCGCCGCCGAGCAGCGCGGCGACCTCGACCCGGCCCCCAGCGGCACGCTGCGCCTGCGGACCACCACGGCCCGGGCCCAGCAGGCCCGCCCGGACACCGGCCCGTCCCCGCTCCCCCGTCTCGTCGTCCTCGTCGACGACCTCGACGCGCTGGTCGCGCCCGCCCTCGGCAGTACGGGCAGGCCTACGGCGGGTTCGGTCGTACGGGCCCTGGAAGCGGTGGCCAGGGACGGCGAGCGGCTCGGCGTGCATCTGGTGGCCACATCCGCCAGGCCGGACCGTACGGCGGACACCGAGCTGGCCCGTGGGACGCGGCTGCGCGTGGCGCTGGACGCCCCGCCGTCCGCCCCCATACCCGACGAGCCTGCGGCGGGACGCGGCAGGCTGCGGCACGCGGACGGCTCCGCGACGCCGTTCCAGGGGGGCCGGGTCACCGGACGCATTCCCCGTACGGCGACTCTGCGGCCCACCGTCGTGCCCCTGGAGTGGGAGCGGATGGGCGATCCGCCGACCCGGCGCCCGGTGCGCGAGCTCGGCAACGGGCCGACGGACCTGGCTCTGCTGGCCAGCGCCCTGGACCGGGCGGCCCGCACGGTCAACGCGTCACCGTTGCCGCCTCTCGGCACCCCCGTCACACCTCGCCCTGAAGCCTGA
- a CDS encoding glycosyltransferase 87 family protein gives MTTQKVAARTSNTVPAARALGVVWLTTRLGMFALLVLPSGDLLDAPDIGGEVYRIYYGWYEQLTRGGFPFDDVMWQYPPGAGLVILTPAALPWLTYFQAFVALTLAADALVARALARAGAAGYGRSAAGAWMWVCALPLLLHLPLVRYDVQATAIAVLALLALHRRPVLGGTLAGLGAMVKVWPVLTLLGAPRGRTTREACAAAAASAAVLLAVLTLAFSHTLDFLRQQGGRGVQIESMAGTVLSLARLAGWSGRVEYRYGSMEFTGPYVSALVHASLFFTAAAFCWLLLWRVRARRWTTATPFDATLTAVLLFTVTSRVISPQYLIWLLGLAAVCLTSRATTQRPVAALLLPAAAISALAYPVLYGDVVVGTPLGCAIMVVRNGLLLGAALLACRRLWTASGA, from the coding sequence ATGACGACGCAGAAAGTCGCGGCCCGCACCTCGAACACCGTCCCAGCCGCGCGCGCCCTCGGCGTCGTCTGGCTCACCACCCGCCTCGGCATGTTCGCCCTGCTCGTGCTGCCCTCCGGCGACCTCCTCGACGCGCCGGACATCGGCGGCGAGGTGTACCGGATCTACTACGGCTGGTACGAGCAGCTCACCCGGGGCGGCTTCCCGTTCGACGACGTCATGTGGCAGTACCCGCCAGGCGCCGGACTGGTGATCCTCACGCCCGCCGCCCTCCCGTGGCTGACCTACTTCCAGGCGTTCGTCGCCCTCACCCTCGCCGCCGACGCACTCGTCGCCCGGGCGCTCGCACGGGCCGGCGCCGCCGGCTACGGGCGCAGCGCCGCCGGCGCGTGGATGTGGGTGTGCGCGCTGCCGCTGCTCCTCCACCTCCCGCTCGTCCGGTACGACGTCCAGGCCACCGCCATCGCCGTACTGGCCCTCCTGGCGCTCCACCGCCGCCCGGTCCTCGGCGGTACGCTCGCCGGGCTCGGTGCGATGGTGAAGGTGTGGCCGGTGCTCACGCTGCTCGGCGCTCCCCGGGGACGTACGACCAGGGAGGCATGCGCGGCGGCCGCCGCCAGTGCGGCGGTGCTGCTCGCCGTGCTCACCCTCGCCTTCTCGCACACCCTGGACTTTCTGCGGCAGCAGGGCGGCAGGGGTGTGCAGATCGAGTCGATGGCCGGGACGGTGCTCTCGCTCGCCCGCCTGGCGGGATGGTCCGGCAGGGTCGAATACCGGTACGGCTCCATGGAGTTCACCGGCCCGTATGTCTCGGCGCTCGTCCACGCATCGCTGTTCTTCACCGCCGCCGCCTTCTGCTGGCTGCTGCTGTGGCGGGTCAGGGCCCGCCGCTGGACGACCGCGACTCCCTTCGACGCCACGCTGACCGCCGTACTCCTGTTCACCGTGACCAGCCGGGTGATCAGCCCCCAGTACCTGATCTGGCTGCTGGGGCTGGCCGCCGTCTGCCTCACCTCGCGCGCCACCACCCAGCGCCCGGTCGCGGCACTGCTGCTGCCCGCGGCCGCCATCAGCGCGCTCGCATATCCGGTGCTGTACGGGGATGTCGTCGTGGGCACGCCGCTGGGCTGCGCGATCATGGTCGTACGCAACGGTCTGCTGCTCGGCGCGGCCCTGCTGGCCTGCCGCAGGCTCTGGACGGCTTCCGGAGCGTGA
- a CDS encoding carbohydrate ABC transporter permease — MTSATAGGAAKVPPPPDASGTRKSVTGTRKSIAVGFLLPALVLLGALVVYPIGYSVYRSFFDKSGDSFAGLDNFVEIFTDDTILTAVKNNAVWVVVAPTVSTALGLIFAVLTERIRWGTAFKLLVFMPMAISMLAAGIIFRLVYEQDPERGVANAVAVSVHDTFSEAAGFTKARPLPIHPLKAGGGGSFVTKETVSAGDPVLLPLVGVPPAKMPGDAKKAAPAPTEPDKVTGTAWLDFTKGGGGKPNTIDSTELGLKGIKVEAVKDGKVVDTAKAGADGTFTLSAEADGAQLRFPASNFKEPYNGVDWLGPSLVTPAIIGSYVWMWAGFAMVLIAAGLAGLPRELLEAARVDGANEWQVFRRVTVPLLAPVLAVVLVTLMINVLKIFDLVFIIAPGSSQDDANVLALQLYRSSFGTDADPGIGSAIAVLLLLLVVPVMLFNIRRMRREARR, encoded by the coding sequence ATGACGTCAGCGACCGCGGGGGGCGCGGCGAAGGTGCCGCCGCCCCCCGACGCCAGCGGTACACGCAAGAGCGTGACAGGCACACGTAAATCCATAGCGGTCGGCTTCCTGCTGCCCGCACTGGTGCTGCTCGGCGCGCTCGTGGTCTACCCGATCGGGTACTCGGTCTACCGGAGCTTCTTCGACAAGTCGGGCGACAGCTTCGCCGGCCTCGACAACTTCGTCGAGATCTTCACCGACGACACCATCCTGACGGCCGTCAAGAACAACGCGGTCTGGGTGGTCGTCGCCCCCACCGTCTCGACCGCACTCGGCCTGATATTCGCCGTACTCACCGAACGCATCCGCTGGGGTACGGCCTTCAAGCTGCTGGTCTTCATGCCGATGGCGATCTCGATGCTCGCCGCGGGCATCATCTTCCGCCTGGTGTACGAGCAGGATCCCGAGCGCGGCGTCGCGAACGCCGTCGCGGTGAGCGTCCATGACACCTTCTCCGAAGCGGCCGGCTTCACAAAGGCACGTCCCCTTCCGATTCATCCGCTGAAGGCGGGCGGCGGCGGGTCCTTCGTCACCAAGGAGACGGTCTCGGCGGGCGATCCGGTGCTGCTGCCGCTGGTCGGCGTCCCGCCCGCCAAGATGCCGGGCGACGCGAAGAAGGCCGCGCCCGCCCCCACCGAGCCGGACAAGGTCACCGGCACCGCCTGGCTCGACTTCACGAAGGGCGGCGGCGGCAAGCCCAACACCATCGACTCCACAGAGCTGGGCCTCAAGGGCATCAAGGTCGAGGCGGTCAAGGACGGCAAGGTCGTCGACACGGCCAAGGCCGGCGCCGACGGTACGTTCACGCTCTCCGCGGAGGCCGACGGCGCCCAACTGCGCTTCCCCGCGTCGAACTTCAAGGAGCCGTACAACGGTGTCGACTGGCTCGGCCCGAGCCTCGTGACACCGGCCATCATCGGGAGTTACGTCTGGATGTGGGCGGGCTTCGCGATGGTGCTGATCGCGGCGGGGCTCGCGGGTCTGCCGCGCGAGCTGCTGGAGGCGGCCCGGGTCGACGGCGCGAACGAATGGCAGGTCTTCCGCCGCGTCACCGTGCCGCTGCTCGCGCCCGTACTGGCGGTGGTGCTGGTCACGCTGATGATCAATGTGCTGAAGATCTTCGACCTGGTGTTCATCATCGCCCCGGGCTCGTCTCAGGACGACGCGAATGTGCTGGCGCTCCAGCTCTACCGCTCGTCGTTCGGTACGGACGCCGACCCGGGCATCGGCAGCGCGATCGCCGTACTCCTGCTGCTGCTCGTCGTCCCGGTGATGCTCTTCAATATCCGGCGGATGCGACGGGAGGCCCGACGGTGA
- a CDS encoding ABC transporter substrate-binding protein yields MRTTLRTHRAHNPHRAYSSRKARRAALAVIAASTLALTACGGDGDKTPENNGANATEPAASVKLPRLNGEEVQVAAVWTGPEQENFTKVLDEFEKRTGAKVTFVPAQDPIVNFLGTKIAGGSPPDVAMLPQVGALQQAVERKWAKPVDAATQGQLDKNYSQGWKDIGAVDGKQYGVYFKAANKSLIWYNAQVFEDAGAEEPKTWNDFLATAETISASGVTPVSVGGADGWTLTDWFENIYLSQAGPEKYDQLAQHKIKWTDPSVKDALTTLAELFGKKELIAGGQEGALQTEFPASVTQTFADEPKAAMVFEGDFVSVNIAQTKAKIGTDAKVFPFPAVGDEPPVVTGGDAAVALKDSKGAKALLTFLASTDAAKIWAAEGGFVSPNKSMDVAAYPNDVQRDIAKALIAAGDDFRFDMSDQAPQSFGGTPGKGEWKALQDFLKNPKDIAGTQQRLESDAAKAYKS; encoded by the coding sequence ATGCGCACAACTCTTCGCACGCACAGGGCTCACAATCCGCACAGGGCTTACAGCAGCCGAAAGGCCCGAAGGGCCGCCCTGGCGGTGATCGCCGCGAGCACGCTCGCTCTCACCGCCTGCGGTGGCGACGGCGACAAAACGCCGGAGAACAACGGGGCGAACGCGACGGAGCCGGCTGCTTCCGTCAAGCTCCCCAGGCTGAACGGCGAGGAGGTCCAGGTCGCCGCGGTCTGGACGGGCCCCGAGCAGGAGAACTTCACCAAGGTCCTCGACGAGTTCGAGAAGCGCACCGGAGCCAAGGTCACCTTCGTCCCGGCGCAGGACCCGATCGTCAACTTCCTCGGTACGAAGATCGCGGGCGGATCGCCGCCCGACGTGGCGATGCTGCCGCAGGTCGGCGCGCTCCAGCAGGCCGTGGAGCGCAAGTGGGCCAAGCCGGTCGACGCCGCCACCCAGGGCCAGCTCGACAAGAACTACTCGCAGGGCTGGAAGGACATCGGCGCCGTCGACGGCAAGCAGTACGGCGTGTACTTCAAGGCCGCCAACAAGTCCTTGATCTGGTACAACGCCCAGGTCTTCGAAGACGCGGGCGCCGAGGAGCCGAAGACCTGGAACGACTTCCTGGCCACGGCCGAGACGATCTCCGCCTCCGGTGTCACTCCCGTCTCGGTCGGCGGCGCGGACGGCTGGACCCTCACCGACTGGTTCGAGAACATCTATCTTTCCCAGGCCGGTCCGGAGAAGTACGACCAGCTGGCCCAGCACAAGATCAAGTGGACGGACCCGTCCGTGAAGGACGCGCTGACCACGCTGGCCGAGCTGTTCGGCAAGAAGGAGCTCATCGCGGGTGGCCAGGAAGGCGCGCTCCAAACGGAGTTCCCCGCGTCCGTCACCCAGACGTTCGCCGACGAGCCGAAGGCCGCGATGGTCTTCGAGGGCGACTTCGTCTCGGTCAACATCGCGCAGACCAAGGCGAAGATCGGTACGGACGCCAAGGTGTTCCCGTTCCCGGCGGTGGGCGACGAGCCCCCCGTGGTGACGGGCGGCGACGCGGCCGTGGCGCTCAAGGACTCGAAGGGCGCCAAGGCGCTGCTGACCTTCCTGGCCTCCACCGACGCCGCGAAGATCTGGGCCGCGGAAGGGGGGTTCGTATCGCCGAACAAGTCGATGGACGTGGCGGCGTACCCCAATGACGTTCAGCGCGACATCGCGAAGGCGCTGATCGCGGCGGGCGACGACTTCCGCTTCGACATGTCGGACCAGGCGCCGCAGTCGTTCGGCGGTACGCCGGGCAAGGGCGAGTGGAAGGCGCTCCAGGACTTCCTGAAGAACCCGAAGGACATCGCGGGGACCCAGCAGCGGCTGGAGTCCGACGCGGCCAAGGCGTACAAGAGCTGA
- a CDS encoding carbohydrate ABC transporter permease has translation MTTTTTPTTTGAEAVKAKQSLPARIAARAGGGAVRVFLLVVALFWLMPTIGLLVSSLRDPTDIAESGWWEVFSAPSQLTVDNYSSLLDNNIIIDSLFSTVMITVPATVLVVVIGSLAGYAFAWMDFPGRDWWFLVVVGLLVVPVQVALVPVSELFGKIGIFETTAGVVLFHVAFGLPFAIFLLRNFFAEIPRELLEAARLDGAGEIRLFTRVVMPLGGPAIASLGIFQFLWVWNDMLVALIFADSANPPITVALQRQVRQFGNNIDILAPGAFISMVIPLIVFFAFQRQFVSGVMAGAVK, from the coding sequence GTGACCACCACGACCACTCCGACCACCACGGGCGCAGAAGCGGTCAAGGCCAAGCAGTCCCTCCCGGCGCGGATCGCTGCGCGCGCGGGCGGCGGTGCGGTGCGGGTCTTTCTCCTCGTGGTCGCGCTGTTCTGGCTGATGCCGACGATCGGGCTGCTGGTCTCTTCGCTGCGCGATCCCACCGACATTGCCGAGTCGGGCTGGTGGGAGGTCTTCTCGGCCCCCTCCCAGCTCACCGTCGACAACTACTCCAGCCTCCTCGACAACAACATCATCATCGACTCCCTGTTCAGCACGGTCATGATCACCGTTCCGGCGACCGTTCTGGTCGTGGTGATCGGCTCACTCGCCGGATACGCCTTCGCCTGGATGGACTTCCCGGGCCGCGACTGGTGGTTCCTGGTCGTCGTCGGCCTGCTGGTGGTCCCGGTGCAGGTCGCCCTGGTCCCGGTGTCCGAACTCTTCGGCAAGATCGGCATTTTCGAGACCACCGCGGGCGTGGTGCTCTTCCACGTCGCCTTCGGCCTGCCCTTCGCGATCTTCCTGCTGCGCAACTTCTTCGCGGAGATCCCCCGGGAGCTCCTTGAAGCGGCGCGGCTCGACGGGGCGGGCGAGATCCGGCTGTTCACGCGTGTCGTGATGCCGCTCGGCGGCCCGGCCATCGCCTCGCTGGGCATCTTCCAGTTCCTCTGGGTCTGGAACGACATGCTGGTCGCGCTGATCTTCGCCGACTCGGCCAATCCGCCGATCACGGTGGCTCTTCAGCGGCAGGTGCGGCAGTTCGGCAACAACATCGACATCCTGGCGCCCGGCGCCTTCATCTCGATGGTGATCCCGCTCATCGTGTTCTTCGCGTTCCAACGGCAGTTCGTGTCCGGCGTGATGGCGGGCGCGGTGAAGTAG
- a CDS encoding bifunctional glycosyltransferase/CDP-glycerol:glycerophosphate glycerophosphotransferase, whose translation MPRFSVIVPAYKVQAYLEECMDSVLAQRYDDLELIAVDDCSPDACGALIDEFAARDRRVFPVHLRENTGPGPARNAGVTKATGDYLIFLDGDDTLVPGALQAIADRLKETGCPDVLVYDFARTHWSGEAVRNELADRLSERGPASFELADRPGLLEILPAAWNKAYHREFVESEGLAFPPGRHEGTPWTYPALMAAASIAVLDEVCVHHRQRRLGKAPAANGRGHFDIFGQYDRVFGFIDSRPELARWRPVIFRRMADHFTTPDTSRRRLPAGSHAEFFRRARAHYRRYRTPGAAPRPGARLRHAMVRLGSHRTYLTLRTARRLYSTLRRGSRAVRRVMRAAALRLHYRVQLRLPLRPGQAVFSAYGHGGYACNPAAIEEQVRELAPHIRTFWIADPQHHHTVPTGTRRLRPGTFAHRTALARAKYLVNNTGFDPCLTKRPGQVLLQTQHGTPLKSMGLDLQDHPAAARSTEFARLLDDVDKWDYCLSANRHSSTVWERAYPSGYTTLEYGHPRNDIFQRATAADVARLRETLSVPKDSTCVLYAPTHRDYSRTQRLSLDLERISRELGPRFVILTRAHHSYNAPLSRPSSARTSRIVDVTDHHSIETLCLAADALITDYSSLMFDYAVLDRPIVIHTDDWDAYDAARGTYFDLREFPPGAIARTEDELIDIFAGDHWRGSRSAQLRTAFRARFCAYDDGRAAERVVRHVFLNETSGLPPVIPLEDRSPAPRAAPLQSEMNAVVLT comes from the coding sequence GTGCCCCGGTTCAGCGTCATCGTGCCCGCGTACAAGGTGCAGGCTTACCTCGAAGAGTGCATGGATTCGGTGCTGGCACAGCGTTACGACGACCTCGAACTGATCGCGGTGGACGACTGCTCGCCAGACGCCTGCGGCGCGCTCATCGACGAGTTCGCCGCCCGCGACCGGCGGGTCTTCCCCGTACACCTGCGGGAAAACACCGGTCCGGGGCCCGCGCGCAACGCGGGAGTCACGAAGGCGACCGGCGACTACCTGATCTTCCTCGACGGCGACGACACCCTGGTTCCCGGCGCGCTCCAGGCCATCGCCGACCGTCTCAAGGAGACGGGCTGTCCGGACGTCCTGGTGTACGACTTCGCCCGTACGCACTGGTCGGGCGAGGCCGTGCGCAATGAGCTCGCCGACCGGCTCAGCGAGCGGGGCCCCGCCTCCTTCGAACTCGCCGACCGGCCGGGCCTGCTGGAGATCCTCCCGGCGGCTTGGAACAAGGCGTACCACCGCGAGTTCGTGGAGAGCGAGGGCCTCGCCTTCCCGCCCGGCCGCCACGAGGGCACACCCTGGACCTACCCGGCGCTGATGGCCGCCGCCTCGATCGCCGTCCTCGACGAGGTCTGTGTGCACCACAGGCAGCGGCGCCTGGGCAAAGCCCCCGCCGCGAACGGCCGGGGGCACTTCGACATCTTCGGCCAGTACGACCGGGTCTTCGGCTTCATCGACTCCCGCCCCGAACTGGCCCGCTGGCGCCCGGTGATCTTCCGGCGGATGGCTGACCACTTCACCACGCCGGACACTTCCCGCCGCCGGCTCCCGGCGGGCAGCCACGCGGAGTTCTTCCGCCGGGCGCGTGCCCATTACCGCCGCTACCGCACCCCCGGCGCCGCCCCTCGTCCCGGCGCACGCCTGCGGCACGCGATGGTGCGGCTCGGCAGCCACCGCACGTACCTCACGCTACGGACCGCCCGCCGCCTGTACTCCACGCTGCGGCGCGGGTCCCGTGCCGTCCGCCGCGTCATGCGCGCCGCCGCCCTGCGCCTCCACTACCGCGTCCAGCTGCGCCTGCCGCTGCGCCCGGGGCAGGCCGTCTTCTCCGCGTACGGGCACGGCGGTTACGCCTGCAATCCGGCCGCGATCGAGGAGCAGGTGCGCGAACTCGCCCCGCACATCCGGACCTTCTGGATCGCCGATCCCCAGCACCACCACACCGTCCCCACGGGCACCCGCCGCCTCAGGCCCGGCACGTTCGCCCACCGGACGGCGCTCGCCCGCGCCAAGTACTTGGTGAACAACACCGGCTTCGACCCGTGCCTGACCAAGCGCCCCGGCCAGGTCCTCCTCCAGACCCAGCACGGCACCCCGCTCAAGTCGATGGGCCTCGACCTCCAGGACCACCCGGCGGCCGCCCGCTCCACGGAGTTCGCCCGCCTCCTCGACGACGTCGACAAGTGGGACTACTGCCTCTCCGCCAACCGCCACTCCTCCACGGTCTGGGAGCGGGCGTACCCGTCGGGATACACCACGCTCGAATACGGCCATCCGCGCAACGACATCTTCCAGCGCGCCACCGCCGCCGATGTCGCGCGCCTGCGCGAGACGCTCTCCGTCCCCAAGGACAGCACCTGCGTCCTGTACGCCCCGACCCACCGCGACTACAGCCGCACGCAGCGCCTCTCGCTCGATCTCGAACGGATCTCCCGCGAACTCGGCCCCCGTTTCGTCATCCTGACCCGTGCCCACCACTCCTACAACGCCCCGCTGTCCCGCCCGAGTTCCGCCCGCACGTCCCGGATCGTCGACGTCACCGACCACCACTCGATCGAGACCCTCTGCCTGGCCGCCGACGCACTCATCACCGACTACTCGTCCCTGATGTTCGACTACGCCGTCCTCGACCGCCCGATCGTCATCCACACCGACGACTGGGACGCCTACGACGCGGCCCGCGGCACCTACTTCGACCTGCGCGAATTCCCGCCGGGCGCGATCGCCCGCACCGAGGACGAGCTGATCGACATCTTCGCCGGCGACCACTGGCGCGGCTCCCGCTCCGCCCAGTTGCGGACCGCGTTCCGGGCGCGCTTCTGCGCGTACGACGACGGCCGGGCGGCCGAGCGCGTCGTGCGCCATGTGTTCCTCAACGAAACCTCCGGGCTGCCGCCCGTCATCCCGCTGGAGGACCGCAGTCCGGCTCCCCGGGCCGCGCCGCTGCAGAGCGAAATGAACGCCGTAGTCCTGACATAG